From the genome of Halobacteriovorax marinus SJ:
TTTCATTGGGCCAAATCCATTTAACCTAAATTATTAATATTAGTGACTTATATTATAACTAAATTTCCTCTAATTAGAATTATTAATATTAAATCTTACCCGAGTACTATTGTTGAGTACTTCGTTTCTTTCATCTTCTGCATCTTCAATTGTCTCTTCAATTGTATCTTGCGCATCTTCAACGATCTCATCTAATTCTGACTGATCTACACCTGCAAAGTCTGCAGGGGAGTCAGAAGGTGCATCACTACCGCCAAAGTCGTCACCTCCACCAATATCATCAGCAATCTCTGGTTCAATTGGCTTATCAAGTGGCGCTAGTTCTGGGGGAGCATTTCCTCCTCCATCTACACCACCTTCAGATGGTGCAGGTCCTGATCCATCAACACTTGCAGGTGCTCTGTCTGGACTTTCTGTAGGAACAAATTTCCCATCATCAGTCAGAGTGTAATTTGTATTTTCATAGGCACCAGTGTCTGGATTGAATCCTCCAAAATCCGCTGGTGGAATATAAGTCTCTGTTGCGGCATCAAATACTGATCCTGCTGGAGGAGCAATATATTGTGCTGTTGCAACGTCAATATATCCACCTGCTGGAGGAGCAATTTCACCCGTTGAAGCATTTACCGAACCTTCAGGTGGAGGAGCATTCTCAGCACTAGCAGCTTTTTCTTTTTCTACTTTATCTACAACAGCAATTGTTGCACTTTTTCCTAGTACCTTTTCAACTTGCTCTGCAACTTTTGCTTTATTTGAGAAACCTTTTGCATCTACCCCTGGAGGGATAACACTTCTAAATTTCTTCTTCGGTGCTTTCGTTGCAGCAGCTTGGTCTGGAGCTTCTTTAGAACCATCGTTTGACTTCATTGACTCTAATTGACCAGGGTTGATCTTTACAGGAGTCGTTGCTCTTGATGTTTTCCCTGGAGATACACCTGAGAATTGACCCTTTGTCACAATAACGGCTTTATCACTTGAAACAACTTTTTCAAGAGCTGCCTGTGAAACTTGGATATTTCTAATATTCTCTGTGATCTGTGCCATAGCAACTGCACCAGAGAATGTTACAAGAGCAGTATTTTCGTTTACCGGGTTAAAGGTAACCATAAAGTCTGTCCCTCTAACACCCATGGCAGCTGTTTTCGTTTTAATGAATAGCTTTGATTTATCTTTATTTTTATTGTCGAGGTAGTTCTTAGTCACCTTAGATCTAAGAGAACCTTTCATAAGAGTAATAATACCTGCGTCTTTCTTTGGGAATTTACTAATGGCCATTTCTGATTTTGGACCTAAGTTCATTTGTGATTTATCTATAAAGAGAAATTTTACAAAAGACTTTGGCTCAGTCTTAACTACAAAACCTTCTTGTACCCAAGAGCCTTTCTTTAGCTTTGTTTCTTCTTTTGTCTTTGGGTTAACGGCAGTAACACTTCCTTTTAGAATGATTGCCTTAGCGACACCGTCACTTGCATGTGCCGGAATGCTCATGGAGATTACAATAGCTGTTGTTAGTAGAAGTTTTCTCAAAAAGTTCATTTTAAATTCCTAAGTCCTAAATAAGTTAAGCTGATGGCCCTCTTACTATTCGTCTATTATATCGTTAAACTTGAGAGAGTTTATTTAGATGGGAAAAGTGAATTTAACTTCTTGAAAATACTTAGGCACAAAAAAAGCATTGCGAATTTTTTGTGCCATATGATTGGTAATTAGATGATTTTATTGAGGTCTTCTGGTGGTCTGCCGATGATGGCCTTCTTCTTATTTACAAGAATCGGTCTCTCTAAGAGAGCAGGATTTTCAGAAATAATTTTGGCCCAATCTTTTTTAGATTTTTCATCAGTTTTAGAAAGACCTAATTCTTTGAAAAGACTATCTTTTATTCTGATTAGACCTTGAAGTGGCTCAACACTTAATTTTTCCATAAGATCTAGAATCTCTTTTTGAGTAAGCCCTTCTTTTAAGTATTCTTTAATAGTTGGTTCAATGCCTTGTTCGTTTAATAATTGTAGCCCTTGTCGTGATTTACTACATCTTGGGTTGTGGTAATAAAGCATAGATTTTCTCCTTAAAATAAAACTATTCCCATACTAAAGATAAGTGCTTCAGAGGCCACATCTTTCTTGGCCTCGGCTGTACTGAGAATATTTGTCTTTGTACTATCTGTAGTATCTACTAGGTAAGATTTAACTGAGTAGAGTCGCACATAGGTAATATCAAAGTAAACAGGATGCATATCTTTTGTCGGAAGATGTTCTTCGATACCAATTCCAACTCCGAAACCTACCGTATCATAAGTGAGTTTAAACTTTTTTCCGGCATAAGGAGTGCTGGAAGTGAAGTCTTTTAAGCGTATTGTTTGCTGGGACCAAATAGGCCCAAGTCCAACGGCAAATCTCCAACTCTTTAAAGGCGACCATGGTATGAAGTATCTAACGTTGGGGCTTACCATTAAGTTTTGATAGTTACCACTTCCAAGAAAATCATTTTGGTTAACGACGAAAGCAAGTTTTTCAACTTTTCCAAATGATATGGAAGAGCTTGCTGTGAGCTCAAATCTTTTCCAGCG
Proteins encoded in this window:
- the arsC gene encoding arsenate reductase (glutaredoxin) (This arsenate reductase requires both glutathione and glutaredoxin to convert arsenate to arsenite, after which the efflux transporter formed by ArsA and ArsB can extrude the arsenite from the cell, providing resistance.), which gives rise to MLYYHNPRCSKSRQGLQLLNEQGIEPTIKEYLKEGLTQKEILDLMEKLSVEPLQGLIRIKDSLFKELGLSKTDEKSKKDWAKIISENPALLERPILVNKKKAIIGRPPEDLNKII
- a CDS encoding FecR family protein; this encodes MNFLRKLLLTTAIVISMSIPAHASDGVAKAIILKGSVTAVNPKTKEETKLKKGSWVQEGFVVKTEPKSFVKFLFIDKSQMNLGPKSEMAISKFPKKDAGIITLMKGSLRSKVTKNYLDNKNKDKSKLFIKTKTAAMGVRGTDFMVTFNPVNENTALVTFSGAVAMAQITENIRNIQVSQAALEKVVSSDKAVIVTKGQFSGVSPGKTSRATTPVKINPGQLESMKSNDGSKEAPDQAAATKAPKKKFRSVIPPGVDAKGFSNKAKVAEQVEKVLGKSATIAVVDKVEKEKAASAENAPPPEGSVNASTGEIAPPAGGYIDVATAQYIAPPAGSVFDAATETYIPPADFGGFNPDTGAYENTNYTLTDDGKFVPTESPDRAPASVDGSGPAPSEGGVDGGGNAPPELAPLDKPIEPEIADDIGGGDDFGGSDAPSDSPADFAGVDQSELDEIVEDAQDTIEETIEDAEDERNEVLNNSTRVRFNINNSN